The Amycolatopsis methanolica 239 nucleotide sequence CTGCCTGCGGCGCCGAGCTGCCTGCGGCGCTCAGCTGCTTGCCGAGCGGGCTGGCGGCAGCAGTGGCAAGCCGGGTCGCCTCCGGCGCCGCCGCGGGCGGCCTGAGGCGGCTGGGGCGCACTCTCGGCTGCTGGCTCCCGGGATGGGGGAGGCGCTGGCAGCCCTGCCCCCTGTCGATTCCGGATGCGCGGGCTGGACCCGAGGTCGGGCGGTGCCCGCGCCCGACGGCGCACCCTGCCGAGGGCTCGCACCGAAGGCGACGGCGCACCCGCGCCGCGTCGGGCCCATCGCGCCCACCTGCGCCCGCGCGTCAAGCCGCCAGGCGCGGGCCGCGCAGCATCGGCATCGCGCGTTGCGCCCCCCCAAACGCCCACCACCCGACACCGTCCATCTGGCTCGCTCCCATCCCGGGCGCGGACACCGGACATCGCCGGTCCGAGGGTGAACCCGCCGCCGCCCCACCGATTAGGGTTACCTCGTGATCGAACCCCGCGCCGAGACGGCCGAGCCCAGCCTGCTGCGCCAGGCGTGGACCGTGCCGAACCTGCTGTCCCTGCTGCGGCTCGCGGGCGTCCCGGTGTTCCTGTGGCTCCTGCTCGGCCCGCGCGCCGACGGCTGGGCCCTGGCGCTGCTGGTGTTCAGCGGCCTGTCCGACTGGCTGGACGGCAAGCTCGCGCGCTGGCTGGACCAGACGAGCCGCCTCGGGCAGTTGCTCGATCCGGCCGCCGACCGGCTCTACATCGTCGCCACGTTGATCGCCTTCCTGGTCCGCGGCATCGTGCCCTGGTGGCTCGTCGCGGTGCTCGTCGGGCGTGAGCTGCTGGTCGGCGCGGCCCTGCTGGTGCTGCGCCGCCACGACTACGCGCCGCCCGAGGTCACCTACATCGGCAAGGCCGCGACCTTCGTGCTGATGTACGCCTTCCCGTTCCTGCTGCTCACCCAGGGCGGCTCAACCGCGGCCGCGATCGCCCGGCCGATCGCCTACTCCTTCACCGCGTGGGGCACCGTGCTGTACGTGTGGTCCGGCGCGCTGTACCTGCTGCAGACCTTCTGGGCGGTCCGCCGTGCCAGAGCGGGCGCCCGGATGTAAGACTTCGCGCGAGCATCGCGACAGACCCGCGAGCCGGGGCAGGAAAGGGGACGTGGAGTGTCCGCGCCAGAAGAGTTGCGCTACACCGAGGAGCACGAGTGGGTCGCCACCCGTGACGGGGACGTGGTCCGGGTCGGGATCACCGACTACGCGCAGGACCAGCTGGGTGACGTGGTGTTTGTCGACCTGCCGGAGGCCGGCAAGGCGGTGACCGCGGGGGAGCCGTTCGGCGAGGTCGAGTCGACCAAGAGCGTGTCCGAGCTGTTCGCCCCGGTCGACGGCGAGGTCGTCGCGGTCAACGACGCGGTGGGCGACTCGCCGGAGCTGATCAACAGCGACCCCTACGGCGAGGGGTGGCTCGTCGAGATCCGGGTGAGCGACGCCGACGCCGTGGCGGGGCTGCTCGACGCCGACGCCTACAACCGGCTGACCGCAGGCTAGGACCGCGTTTTGGGGGGAGCCGCGGGGGCCGAATCGATCAGGCACGGTACGTTGGCAGCCACAGGTTTTCAGCCAGCGACACATCAGTGGTGAGGAGAGCTCAGGTGAGCACCAACGACGGGCCCGGCGTTCCCCCGGAGCAGTCTCCGGAGCGGACCTCGGTCTTCCGGGCCGACTTCCTGGCGGACGTGGAGGGTCAGGAGGCGCCGACGCCGGAGCCTTCGGTCGCCGGTGTCGACGCGCTGCCGGCAGGCACGGCGTTGCTGGTGGTCAAGCGGGGCCCGAACGCCGGTTCGCGCTTCCTGCTCGACCGGGACACCACGAGCGCCGGGCGCCACCCGGACAGCGACATCTTCCTCGACGACGTCACAGTGTCCCGCCGCCACGCGGAGTTCCGCCGCGAGGGCGGGGAGTTCGTCGTCATCGACGTGGGCAGCCTGAACGGCACCTACGTCAACCGCGAGCCGGTCGACCAGGCGGTGCTCGCGGGCGGTGACGAGGTGCAGATCGGCAAGTTCCGCCTGGTCTTCCTGACCGGCCCGGGGCACGGGGGCCAGGGGGCGCGGTGACGGCTGCCGGGCGGCCACAGCGTGATGGACTGAGCATCGGGGCGGTGCTGGCGCAGCTACGCCCGGACTTCCCCGATGTCACCATCTCCAAGATCAGGTTCCTCGAGTCCGAGGGACTGGTCCGCCCGGGCCGGACCGCGTCCGGATACCGGCAGTTCTCCGCGGCGGACGTCGAGCGGCTGCGGTTCGTGCTGGCCGCGCAGCGGGACCACTACCTCCCGCTCAAGGTCATCAAGGAGCAGCTCGACGCCGCCGACCGCGGCCTGTCCGACGGCCAGGGCCCCGGCGGCAGGCTGCCGCGCAAGCTGGTCCCCATCCCGGCGGCGCCCGGCCCCGGGGACGGACTGCCCGGGCCCGACGACTTCGCGCCGGGCCGCGACGTCCGGCTGACCAGGGAGGACCTGCTCGCCGAGGCGGGCGTGGACAGCCCTCTGCTCGCCGAGCTGGAGCAGTACGGCCTGATCCGCCCCGGCGCGGCCGGGTTCTACGACCCGGACGCGGTGCTGGTGGCCCGCACGGTCCGCGCCATGACGGAGTACGGCATCGAGCCGCGGCACCTGCGTGCCTTCCGCGCGTCGGCGGACCGCGAGGTCGGTCTGCTCGAGCAGATCGTCGCGCCCGTGTCGCGGCAGCGTGACCCGGACGCCAAGGCGCGGGCGGACGAGCTGGCGCGGCAGCTGGCGGCACTGTCGGTGACGTTGCACACGCTGCTGGTCAAAGCGGGCATCCGGGACGTGACCGGCGGGTGAGCCCGCCGGTGCGGTTCTGGATCTCCGCTGGTCGTGGGTCGCGACGGTAATGACATGGTTTCAGGACTCCGCAGCGAGCCGCCGATGCCGTACCGTTGGTGATGGATTTGCCGGAACGGTCCACGCGACTGCCACACAGTCCCCGCGAACGAGCACGGTGCCGGGATGGCGGGTAGCGTCGGAGATGTCGATGCGGGGTCCTCGGACCAGCGCCGCGGCCCGCGCACACGAGAGGGAGGCGAAGCCCGATGAGCGAAATGCGCGTCGTCGGCGTGCGGGTCGAGTTGCCCGCGAACCAGCCGATCTTGTTGCTCCGGGAGGCGCAGGGTGAGCGGTACCTCCCCATCTGGATCGGGTCCGTGGAAGCCACCGCGATCGCACTCGAGCAGCAGGGCGTCCGCCCCGCGCGCCCGCTGACCCACGACCTCCTCAAGGAGGTCATCGGCGCGCTGGGCCGCGAGCTCGAACAGGTCGTGATCACGGACCTGCGCGAAGGCACGTTCTTCGCCGAACTGGTCTTCGACGGCAACGTGCGGGTGTCCGCGCGGCCGAGCGACTCGGTGGCGCTGGCCCTGCGCGTCGGGGTGCCGATCCACGCGGTGGACGCGGTTCTCGACGAGGCCGGGCTGA carries:
- a CDS encoding CDP-alcohol phosphatidyltransferase family protein, with translation MIEPRAETAEPSLLRQAWTVPNLLSLLRLAGVPVFLWLLLGPRADGWALALLVFSGLSDWLDGKLARWLDQTSRLGQLLDPAADRLYIVATLIAFLVRGIVPWWLVAVLVGRELLVGAALLVLRRHDYAPPEVTYIGKAATFVLMYAFPFLLLTQGGSTAAAIARPIAYSFTAWGTVLYVWSGALYLLQTFWAVRRARAGARM
- a CDS encoding MerR family transcriptional regulator → MTAAGRPQRDGLSIGAVLAQLRPDFPDVTISKIRFLESEGLVRPGRTASGYRQFSAADVERLRFVLAAQRDHYLPLKVIKEQLDAADRGLSDGQGPGGRLPRKLVPIPAAPGPGDGLPGPDDFAPGRDVRLTREDLLAEAGVDSPLLAELEQYGLIRPGAAGFYDPDAVLVARTVRAMTEYGIEPRHLRAFRASADREVGLLEQIVAPVSRQRDPDAKARADELARQLAALSVTLHTLLVKAGIRDVTGG
- a CDS encoding bifunctional nuclease family protein, with product MSEMRVVGVRVELPANQPILLLREAQGERYLPIWIGSVEATAIALEQQGVRPARPLTHDLLKEVIGALGRELEQVVITDLREGTFFAELVFDGNVRVSARPSDSVALALRVGVPIHAVDAVLDEAGLIIPDEQEDEVEKFREFLESVSPEDFRGADT
- the gcvH gene encoding glycine cleavage system protein GcvH; this encodes MSAPEELRYTEEHEWVATRDGDVVRVGITDYAQDQLGDVVFVDLPEAGKAVTAGEPFGEVESTKSVSELFAPVDGEVVAVNDAVGDSPELINSDPYGEGWLVEIRVSDADAVAGLLDADAYNRLTAG
- the garA gene encoding glycogen accumulation regulator GarA is translated as MSTNDGPGVPPEQSPERTSVFRADFLADVEGQEAPTPEPSVAGVDALPAGTALLVVKRGPNAGSRFLLDRDTTSAGRHPDSDIFLDDVTVSRRHAEFRREGGEFVVIDVGSLNGTYVNREPVDQAVLAGGDEVQIGKFRLVFLTGPGHGGQGAR